In Vibrio sp. FE10, the following are encoded in one genomic region:
- a CDS encoding DUF2760 domain-containing protein, with the protein MIVDLNLIPQTFDMLHAGLTASSVLLLLIAVSRKTKVVEKVVEKPVEKIVEVEKQVEKIVEVEKVVEVEKVIEKVVEVESKLATAPTDSAMQLLSIMQQEARLIDFLKEDLTSFSDEEVGAAARVIHTGGKKVLADYVTLSHIRTEDEETRITVVEGFNPQEIRLTGNVTGNAPFNGTLVHKGWKATDMNLPKLAENYDASVIAPAEVEL; encoded by the coding sequence ATGATCGTTGATTTGAACCTAATCCCACAGACGTTTGATATGCTTCACGCAGGCTTAACTGCATCAAGCGTTTTACTACTGTTAATTGCCGTTTCTCGTAAAACCAAAGTGGTTGAGAAAGTCGTAGAAAAACCAGTAGAGAAGATCGTTGAAGTTGAAAAGCAAGTTGAAAAAATTGTCGAAGTAGAGAAAGTTGTTGAAGTTGAAAAAGTGATCGAGAAAGTCGTTGAAGTTGAATCTAAGCTGGCAACAGCACCGACAGATTCTGCAATGCAACTTCTGTCTATCATGCAACAAGAAGCGCGTTTAATCGACTTCCTAAAAGAAGACCTAACTTCATTCTCTGACGAAGAAGTTGGCGCAGCAGCACGTGTTATTCACACTGGCGGTAAAAAAGTACTAGCCGATTACGTAACGCTTTCTCACATCCGCACTGAAGATGAAGAAACGCGTATCACGGTTGTTGAAGGCTTCAACCCACAAGAAATTCGCCTAACCGGCAACGTAACGGGCAATGCACCATTCAACGGCACGCTAGTTCACAAAGGTTGGAAAGCAACTGACATGAACCTTCCAAAACTTGCTGAAAACTACGATGCATCTGTGATTGCACCGGCAGAGGTGGAGCTATAA
- a CDS encoding sensor domain-containing diguanylate cyclase, which produces MPHTTDPLTGLKRRTLPLVVFAVSFLITVLCFILVALNQNRALNMNLNSFATHQTLSLEAFIGNDVAYIGSGANFFYSNDPENWDKFDRFAQQTINDSKSLIGLQWMQKVSVDEIAEHTAQMEAKYPFYKLFTIPKHEAKTYGYILDGEPAFIASDVYPNTAANDRVLGFYSSRERFKRVLENIKQTREANISDKVRLIQDGLDQETPKSGMLVYHPVFEGESDNLLGVVIGVVRTTYYFENLLASALGDMDVYIRVTDTGFEAEDSPILFETDGYEAVSGHHITKTIALTNRDWKIDYKIDSCISFYGYLVLTGIALVGTTISLLLAYIVNMQIREKERLYGMLDKRTEELRFLADHDSLTEVYNRRAFNKKLDKAIERNQPFSLVGFDIDKFKGINDQFGHPAGDALLIHVIKLISVNLKEGDNLFRLGGDEFCIISSISDHESLNRYLECIINTVSHSHCEHKGRQLSCTLSIGAAIRNSEDSEEIMQKADSMLYQSKSNGRNRVTIAG; this is translated from the coding sequence ATGCCTCACACTACCGACCCATTAACAGGGTTGAAGAGACGAACTCTCCCATTGGTCGTATTTGCGGTCAGCTTTTTGATTACTGTGTTGTGTTTTATATTAGTCGCGCTAAACCAAAACCGCGCACTGAATATGAATTTGAATAGCTTTGCTACTCACCAAACACTGAGCTTGGAAGCGTTTATCGGCAATGATGTGGCTTATATAGGTTCCGGTGCTAATTTTTTCTACTCCAATGATCCTGAGAACTGGGATAAGTTCGACCGTTTTGCTCAGCAAACCATTAACGATTCAAAGAGTCTGATTGGCTTGCAGTGGATGCAAAAAGTGTCAGTAGATGAGATTGCTGAACACACGGCTCAAATGGAAGCAAAGTACCCATTCTATAAGTTGTTCACCATCCCGAAGCACGAAGCCAAAACCTATGGTTATATCTTAGATGGTGAGCCTGCTTTTATTGCCAGCGATGTCTATCCTAATACCGCAGCGAACGATAGAGTTCTTGGTTTTTACTCTTCTCGCGAACGATTTAAGCGCGTCTTAGAAAACATTAAACAGACACGCGAAGCGAATATTTCAGACAAGGTTCGCTTGATACAAGATGGCTTAGACCAAGAGACGCCAAAGAGTGGCATGTTGGTTTATCACCCGGTGTTTGAAGGAGAAAGCGACAACCTACTCGGTGTTGTGATTGGTGTAGTTCGCACCACGTATTACTTCGAAAACCTGCTGGCGTCAGCCTTGGGTGATATGGACGTTTATATTCGGGTTACTGATACCGGATTCGAAGCGGAAGATTCGCCAATCTTGTTCGAAACTGATGGTTATGAAGCCGTCTCTGGGCACCACATAACCAAGACAATTGCACTGACCAATCGTGATTGGAAGATCGATTACAAGATCGATTCATGCATCTCTTTTTATGGCTATCTGGTATTAACAGGCATCGCATTGGTAGGGACAACCATCTCGTTGCTGTTGGCGTACATCGTTAACATGCAAATCAGAGAGAAAGAACGCTTGTATGGAATGCTGGATAAGAGGACTGAAGAACTTCGTTTCTTAGCCGACCACGACAGCCTGACCGAAGTGTATAACCGACGTGCTTTCAATAAGAAGCTCGACAAAGCCATTGAGCGAAACCAGCCTTTTAGTCTCGTTGGGTTTGATATCGATAAATTCAAAGGCATTAATGACCAATTTGGCCACCCTGCAGGTGATGCTTTGCTCATTCATGTCATCAAGCTGATCTCGGTGAACTTGAAAGAGGGAGATAACTTGTTCCGTTTAGGTGGTGACGAGTTCTGCATTATTTCTAGCATTTCAGACCATGAATCTCTGAATCGATACTTAGAGTGCATTATAAACACCGTAAGTCACTCTCATTGTGAACACAAAGGTCGACAATTAAGTTGTACTTTGAGCATCGGTGCAGCCATTCGTAACAGTGAAGACTCTGAAGAAATCATGCAAAAAGCGGACAGCATGCTCTATCAAAGTAAGTCAAATGGCCGAAATAGAGTCACAATTGCAGGCTAA
- a CDS encoding 3'-5' exonuclease, whose protein sequence is MNHNRVVCFDLEMCCWSKDGVGTTGEIIEVGLAEIDLVSGTIVKRAQYYVKPEKDEVSLFCAELTGITPRKIEKQGRPLESVIKSMIKNFGGPKKIYAAWGRDDLILHKECIEKGIEPPFSEFLNIATLYRVQNRLKEKRIGHRAAQEAKNIEWEGRQHSGYVDAYNLAKLTLTML, encoded by the coding sequence ATGAATCACAATCGAGTGGTATGTTTCGATTTAGAAATGTGCTGTTGGAGCAAAGATGGTGTAGGAACAACAGGAGAGATCATTGAAGTGGGTCTTGCTGAGATCGATCTTGTATCTGGAACCATCGTGAAGCGCGCACAATATTACGTTAAGCCCGAAAAAGACGAAGTCTCTCTGTTTTGTGCAGAGCTAACAGGCATTACACCTCGCAAGATAGAAAAGCAGGGGCGTCCTTTAGAATCCGTGATTAAATCGATGATTAAGAATTTCGGTGGCCCAAAGAAAATCTATGCCGCTTGGGGACGTGATGACCTTATCTTGCACAAAGAATGTATAGAGAAAGGCATCGAACCGCCGTTTAGCGAGTTCTTGAACATCGCCACACTTTATCGTGTTCAAAACCGCCTTAAAGAGAAACGCATTGGACATCGCGCCGCTCAAGAAGCTAAGAATATTGAGTGGGAAGGTCGTCAGCACTCGGGTTATGTCGATGCTTATAACCTCGCGAAACTGACACTGACGATGCTTTAG
- a CDS encoding cytochrome b has translation MNQQIIQNRIDDNENNKVDSLHWAMLCAVMMTLTLGFISSRLLPFPDKYPTILIHQIFGSVVLVLINILIARMLAKPKRGERRFTIPRVVQLIQAVTLTFIAVSGLSIALIDTPIFSVYSWVFNDGATKREMVSLLFFIHATAIKVFMSLVTLHVLGALKHHFFDKGDKLKNMLGK, from the coding sequence ATGAACCAACAAATAATACAAAATAGGATAGACGACAACGAAAATAACAAAGTCGATTCACTGCATTGGGCAATGTTATGTGCTGTTATGATGACCTTAACCCTTGGGTTTATATCAAGCCGATTGCTCCCCTTCCCAGATAAATACCCAACAATATTAATACATCAGATTTTTGGATCCGTTGTTTTAGTGCTGATAAACATACTGATTGCAAGAATGCTCGCTAAACCGAAAAGAGGTGAACGTCGATTTACCATCCCCAGAGTCGTTCAACTTATTCAGGCGGTAACACTGACCTTTATTGCGGTATCGGGGTTAAGTATTGCATTGATTGATACACCGATATTCAGTGTTTATTCATGGGTATTTAATGACGGAGCAACAAAAAGAGAGATGGTTAGCCTATTGTTTTTTATTCATGCGACTGCAATTAAGGTGTTCATGTCGTTGGTAACGTTACATGTTTTAGGCGCGCTGAAGCATCACTTTTTCGATAAAGGCGATAAGTTAAAAAACATGCTTGGTAAGTAA
- a CDS encoding antibiotic biosynthesis monooxygenase family protein — translation MKSLIKRAITLSLLSVSPLVFAQPVVLINTFSVETSKEAETLAYWESARDVLIEQPGYISTTLHRSLSTDATYLYVNVANWESQKHFLDAISVMRKELPALDIEGVTADPNLYEVIRH, via the coding sequence ATGAAGAGTTTGATTAAACGAGCCATTACTTTGAGTTTGTTGAGTGTGAGTCCATTAGTCTTTGCACAGCCCGTTGTACTTATTAACACCTTCTCAGTTGAAACAAGCAAAGAAGCCGAAACGTTAGCGTATTGGGAAAGCGCTAGGGACGTACTCATTGAGCAACCGGGATACATCTCTACTACGCTGCACCGTTCGCTAAGCACTGATGCCACTTACCTGTATGTGAATGTGGCTAATTGGGAGAGCCAGAAACATTTCCTCGATGCTATCTCTGTGATGAGAAAAGAACTGCCCGCACTCGATATTGAGGGTGTGACTGCCGATCCTAATCTTTACGAAGTTATTCGCCATTAA
- a CDS encoding transcriptional regulator, with protein MDNCSQTIGREFLLTHCWPGRVVTSSSLNVAIKNVRTALKEVGSDCKVITVQKEGYCFVSPDKGETQVAELINSPSENAPERLENNSAPQLVKAPSEVSDVIAVPFSKRQSLLNFVHSKDKLHFVPLATGIAASALLVVVLSCLGFFMEKTPINGIDVYHDSVDFDSMLVEDLMSLAEPGVEAIYLHRFGVDCGSLQVVILTPSGWQDISSDFELRRCSAGLAGLNEVERLDSRKTNKATEGGVNEA; from the coding sequence ATGGATAATTGCTCACAAACCATAGGGCGAGAGTTCCTCCTAACGCATTGTTGGCCGGGTAGAGTGGTAACAAGCAGCTCTCTTAATGTCGCGATTAAAAACGTTCGTACCGCGCTCAAAGAAGTCGGTTCTGACTGCAAGGTTATCACTGTCCAAAAAGAGGGCTATTGCTTTGTCTCACCAGATAAAGGAGAGACTCAAGTTGCCGAACTTATCAACAGCCCTAGCGAGAATGCCCCTGAGCGACTAGAAAACAACAGCGCTCCCCAACTCGTGAAAGCTCCTAGCGAAGTTTCTGACGTTATTGCGGTGCCTTTTTCTAAACGCCAATCATTACTTAATTTCGTTCATAGCAAAGACAAACTTCATTTTGTGCCGTTAGCGACTGGTATTGCGGCGAGCGCGTTGTTGGTCGTTGTGCTGTCTTGCCTAGGCTTTTTTATGGAGAAAACGCCTATTAATGGTATCGATGTATACCACGACAGCGTCGATTTCGATTCCATGCTGGTGGAAGATCTAATGTCGCTTGCTGAACCTGGCGTCGAGGCAATATACCTTCATCGGTTTGGTGTGGATTGTGGAAGTCTTCAAGTGGTGATTTTGACCCCTAGTGGTTGGCAAGACATCAGTTCAGATTTTGAATTAAGGCGTTGCAGTGCAGGGCTGGCAGGGCTCAACGAAGTAGAACGACTTGATAGCAGAAAAACAAACAAAGCCACAGAAGGGGGCGTCAATGAAGCGTAA
- a CDS encoding TerB family tellurite resistance protein: MFNSLTSLFKQLVEGSDLGKTPTASPNLAIASLLCEVAGADHAINQSEQEAKLHLLQRLLNITEEESKALLAQAEPQVEQSVSLYDFTSQLRELSQPVRIDLIKAMWEVAHADGEIDPLEDSVIRKTAELLYVDHKDFIKSKLSVLGED; the protein is encoded by the coding sequence ATGTTTAACTCACTTACCTCGTTATTTAAACAATTAGTTGAAGGCTCTGATTTAGGTAAAACACCCACCGCCTCACCTAACTTAGCTATCGCCAGCTTGTTATGCGAAGTGGCCGGTGCTGACCACGCGATCAACCAGTCAGAACAAGAAGCCAAGCTTCACTTACTACAACGTTTGTTGAACATAACAGAAGAAGAATCCAAAGCCTTATTGGCACAAGCTGAGCCTCAAGTTGAACAATCTGTTTCTCTGTACGATTTCACTTCTCAACTGCGAGAGCTTTCGCAGCCAGTTCGCATAGACTTGATCAAAGCTATGTGGGAAGTCGCGCATGCCGATGGAGAGATTGACCCACTTGAAGATTCAGTGATCCGCAAAACCGCAGAACTTCTCTATGTTGACCACAAAGACTTCATCAAAAGTAAATTAAGCGTTCTGGGCGAAGATTAG
- a CDS encoding MipA/OmpV family protein yields the protein MKHKFSPKLISYGAVLLGNAFLGNSVAWAAEEQEWGIAAMFRTASIPYDTSGGDQSVNSFVPMLFFKNDYVFIDGTEMGAYLYQADDEKWSLNAISRMRFIDIPASEQNAIEGDTADFGTQFTYQLDEQWGVETEIMSDSEYNFHGNLRAKAKYETGDWEFSPSATLRYKSADFNSEYYSASNETIGAGVDLNVGVEARYHVVSNLYLLGSTSVTRLDDNAYDSSIIEDRYQGELYFGFGFFNDKEKAPKPKLSNAPYLRVAHGWATPSNIGDIMKFNAEKDEYNNQLTSFFYGHPLTDEIFGFPLDIYLTPGIAHHWSSDVQSSSTEYIIAIKAYYTFDWPTQWRVGVAEGMSYIDSITYIEGSEMDRKGYTASHLLNYLDFSFDVNVGDLIGKNDLNNLWFGYSLHHRSAIFENASQFGRIKGGSNYNTISLTIEF from the coding sequence ATGAAGCACAAATTTTCACCGAAGCTCATTTCGTATGGAGCGGTTTTATTAGGTAACGCTTTTTTAGGTAACAGCGTGGCGTGGGCTGCGGAAGAGCAAGAGTGGGGCATTGCCGCAATGTTCCGTACTGCGAGTATTCCTTATGACACGTCTGGCGGTGACCAATCGGTTAACTCGTTTGTACCGATGTTATTCTTCAAGAACGATTACGTGTTTATCGACGGCACTGAAATGGGCGCATACCTGTATCAAGCCGATGATGAAAAATGGTCACTGAACGCTATTTCTCGTATGCGTTTTATTGATATCCCAGCTTCAGAGCAAAATGCCATTGAAGGTGATACCGCCGATTTCGGTACTCAATTTACTTATCAACTTGATGAGCAATGGGGCGTCGAAACGGAAATCATGAGTGACAGTGAATACAACTTCCACGGTAACCTACGTGCAAAAGCCAAGTATGAAACTGGAGATTGGGAGTTTTCTCCAAGTGCCACGTTGCGTTACAAAAGTGCCGATTTCAACAGTGAATACTATTCAGCATCCAATGAAACGATTGGTGCAGGTGTTGACCTAAACGTTGGTGTAGAAGCGCGTTACCATGTGGTTTCGAACTTGTACCTATTGGGCTCAACTAGCGTGACTCGATTGGATGACAACGCCTACGATTCATCGATTATTGAAGACCGTTATCAAGGTGAACTCTACTTTGGTTTTGGTTTCTTCAATGATAAAGAGAAAGCGCCGAAACCCAAGCTAAGCAATGCACCTTACTTGCGAGTAGCGCATGGTTGGGCAACGCCATCAAACATCGGCGACATCATGAAGTTCAACGCCGAGAAAGACGAATACAACAACCAACTCACATCGTTCTTTTATGGTCACCCTTTAACTGATGAGATCTTTGGTTTCCCGTTGGATATCTACCTAACGCCGGGTATCGCGCACCACTGGAGTTCAGACGTTCAATCCAGTAGTACCGAATATATTATCGCAATCAAAGCGTACTACACCTTTGATTGGCCAACCCAGTGGCGTGTTGGTGTGGCAGAAGGTATGTCTTACATCGATTCGATTACCTACATCGAAGGATCTGAGATGGATCGCAAAGGGTATACAGCAAGCCATCTGTTGAACTACTTAGACTTCTCATTCGATGTGAACGTGGGTGACTTGATTGGTAAGAATGACCTGAACAACTTGTGGTTTGGTTACTCTCTACACCACCGTTCGGCAATCTTTGAAAACGCCTCTCAGTTTGGTCGTATCAAAGGCGGCAGTAACTACAACACCATAAGCTTGACAATAGAGTTCTAA
- a CDS encoding recombinase family protein, producing MIAYSYRRFSSKAQAKGDSIRRQIELAEKYCLKHRLRLSGKTFEDLGVSAWNGSNSAEDAGLGLFLQACENGVVESDAVLLVENLDRLSRERIKKAMRQLMDITDYVDVITLVDGRRYTKDMDITDFIIAGATMQRANEESEIKSKRVSAAWEAKRRDPKGSKKTRKCPTWLDVTEDSMSFVLNDRVEIVQKAFELSSQGLGNLKVANQLNSLGFKTDRNKDWSPASVSHLLRSRMVLGEYQPKKTQDGQLVNVGCIVADYYPRVIDLDLFNKVQLCIAERSKKIRMGATRSHRNLIRDNGKCMCGGTLFITSKRQGVPYFQCQNGVNKGCIHGLFRFDVFLQFIREQIIRPLYFNYWVTEQGSELENKRNSLLVDVADKQKRLDTLLEMDILNPSIQSKISDLGIAIQDLKAEVGTLDTEIARMKISGNKRQSVDSMFRMIDVAGGLGCTVEEIASRVELSRILSRFKFQLGNVDRCSIVSIEHFDKRTDREIKQIFKSLRIPSRAMKKSKQIWTLTSCKM from the coding sequence ATGATTGCATACAGTTATCGTCGTTTTAGTTCAAAGGCACAGGCTAAAGGTGATTCTATTCGTAGACAAATTGAGCTAGCTGAAAAGTACTGCCTTAAACATCGCCTTAGGCTCTCTGGTAAGACATTTGAAGATCTTGGGGTTAGTGCATGGAATGGCAGTAATTCAGCTGAAGATGCGGGTTTAGGACTGTTCTTACAGGCATGTGAAAACGGAGTTGTCGAAAGTGATGCTGTGTTGCTAGTGGAAAACTTGGATAGATTGAGCCGAGAGCGAATTAAAAAAGCAATGCGCCAGTTAATGGATATTACGGATTATGTGGATGTCATTACATTGGTTGATGGTAGGCGTTATACCAAGGATATGGACATTACAGATTTCATAATTGCAGGTGCCACAATGCAACGTGCCAATGAGGAATCTGAGATTAAATCCAAGCGAGTATCCGCTGCGTGGGAAGCTAAACGCAGAGACCCTAAAGGCTCGAAGAAAACAAGAAAGTGTCCAACATGGCTAGATGTAACTGAAGATAGCATGAGCTTTGTTCTTAACGACAGGGTTGAGATTGTACAAAAAGCATTTGAACTAAGTAGCCAAGGGTTAGGTAATCTAAAGGTAGCGAATCAACTCAATTCATTGGGTTTTAAAACGGACCGCAATAAAGATTGGTCTCCTGCAAGTGTTTCTCATCTATTGAGGAGTCGGATGGTGCTTGGTGAGTATCAGCCAAAGAAAACTCAAGACGGCCAACTGGTAAATGTTGGGTGTATCGTAGCTGATTATTACCCTAGGGTGATTGATTTGGATTTGTTTAATAAAGTCCAATTGTGTATTGCGGAGCGCTCAAAGAAGATACGAATGGGGGCAACTCGAAGCCACAGAAACTTGATTCGTGATAATGGTAAATGCATGTGTGGAGGAACTTTGTTTATTACGTCTAAAAGGCAAGGAGTACCTTATTTTCAATGTCAAAATGGGGTAAATAAGGGCTGTATACATGGACTGTTTCGATTTGATGTCTTCCTACAATTTATACGTGAGCAGATAATCAGACCTTTGTATTTTAATTACTGGGTGACTGAGCAAGGTAGTGAGCTGGAAAACAAAAGAAACTCATTGTTAGTCGACGTTGCGGATAAACAAAAGAGGCTAGATACACTGCTCGAAATGGATATCCTAAATCCTAGCATTCAAAGTAAGATTTCTGATCTGGGTATAGCGATTCAAGACCTAAAGGCTGAAGTCGGCACTTTGGATACTGAAATAGCAAGAATGAAGATCTCAGGGAATAAGCGGCAAAGTGTTGATAGCATGTTTCGTATGATTGATGTAGCTGGTGGATTAGGCTGTACGGTTGAAGAGATAGCATCGAGAGTAGAGTTAAGCCGGATACTTAGCCGTTTTAAATTCCAATTGGGTAATGTAGATAGATGTTCGATAGTAAGTATTGAGCACTTTGATAAGCGTACAGATCGAGAGATTAAGCAGATTTTTAAAAGCCTACGTATACCTTCCAGAGCGATGAAAAAGAGTAAGCAGATCTGGACTCTAACTAGTTGTAAAATGTAG
- a CDS encoding toll/interleukin-1 receptor domain-containing protein, whose amino-acid sequence MSAVVPKVFLSYSHDSAEHKQWVLDLATRLVHGGIDARIDAWGVGGGTDLPHFMETQLAEVDRVIMVCTETYVKKANKGTGGVGYEKMIVTSSLMSSIGSTKIIPIIRQQGTNEVPTFLGSKLYYNFSNDNEFESVIDELMREIHGSPLYKKPELGSNPYQTARAKPAESQTDKKTALLKSLIARYNQAEEYFFFDEIQHELGSSTIFTEVYVTELLKDKYLLKDSKFVNSRYKDIYILTNKAKMQAINLGWVTE is encoded by the coding sequence ATGAGCGCAGTCGTACCAAAAGTCTTTCTATCCTACTCTCATGACAGTGCAGAACACAAACAATGGGTTCTAGACCTTGCAACACGCCTTGTACATGGAGGTATAGATGCTCGTATAGACGCTTGGGGTGTAGGGGGTGGTACTGACTTACCTCACTTTATGGAAACTCAATTAGCCGAAGTAGACCGCGTAATAATGGTCTGCACAGAAACCTATGTAAAGAAAGCTAACAAAGGCACTGGTGGCGTAGGCTATGAAAAGATGATTGTTACCTCTTCACTAATGTCCAGTATCGGCAGTACAAAAATCATTCCTATCATTCGTCAACAAGGTACAAATGAAGTACCTACCTTCCTTGGTTCAAAGCTCTATTACAACTTTTCAAACGATAATGAGTTCGAATCCGTTATCGACGAGTTAATGCGAGAGATTCACGGCTCTCCACTTTACAAGAAGCCTGAGCTTGGTTCTAACCCCTATCAAACTGCTCGAGCAAAACCAGCCGAGAGTCAAACCGATAAGAAAACTGCGTTACTTAAATCCTTGATCGCCAGATACAACCAAGCTGAAGAGTACTTTTTCTTCGATGAGATACAGCACGAACTTGGTAGCTCTACAATTTTCACAGAAGTCTACGTTACTGAACTATTGAAAGATAAATATCTGCTCAAAGATAGTAAATTTGTAAATAGCAGGTATAAAGATATTTACATTCTTACCAATAAAGCAAAGATGCAAGCAATAAATCTCGGCTGGGTAACTGAATAA
- a CDS encoding recombinase family protein has protein sequence MATIGYKRVSTTDQNTDRQLVDIQLDKVFEEYCSASTIDRPVWSECLNYLRKDDKLYIHSLDRVCRSGAGDAVAIVEQLTAKQVGVEFIKEGLSFSSTMSAAQKGVLGILASVAQMERELIKERQREGIEAAKAKGKKFGRPSKATPDQVKELRKTLSIAETAEQLQISPATVNRLQRA, from the coding sequence ATGGCAACGATAGGCTATAAGCGAGTATCTACAACAGACCAGAATACTGATCGTCAATTAGTAGATATTCAATTAGATAAGGTATTTGAAGAGTATTGCAGTGCATCTACTATAGACCGCCCTGTATGGTCTGAGTGCCTTAATTACCTAAGGAAAGATGATAAGCTTTACATTCACTCATTAGACCGTGTATGTCGCTCTGGAGCTGGTGACGCTGTAGCGATTGTAGAACAACTAACAGCTAAGCAAGTAGGAGTCGAATTTATCAAAGAAGGGTTAAGTTTCAGTTCTACAATGTCAGCAGCTCAAAAAGGGGTATTGGGAATCCTAGCGTCAGTTGCTCAGATGGAAAGAGAGCTTATCAAAGAGCGTCAAAGGGAAGGAATTGAGGCAGCTAAAGCTAAAGGAAAAAAGTTTGGGCGACCATCAAAAGCAACCCCTGACCAAGTCAAAGAGCTGCGTAAGACTCTATCAATAGCAGAAACAGCAGAACAGTTACAGATATCACCAGCCACAGTTAATAGACTTCAAAGAGCTTAA
- a CDS encoding PD-(D/E)XK nuclease superfamily protein codes for MSRKHLLHDINTCLEKVGFKQSSSGQPNTFESNVRYPSTLLPEKNDYAHFVLHTPHGTVQIAAKYQESHGTAIEKLAYTAMDAANSEHQEYLVVCAGEELLKHNRAINFLNAQKHIAPKLLALNVNELHEQLIKYYAPKVA; via the coding sequence ATGTCTAGAAAACATCTTTTACACGACATCAACACTTGTCTAGAAAAAGTAGGATTCAAACAAAGCTCATCCGGTCAGCCAAACACCTTTGAAAGCAATGTTCGATACCCTAGCACCCTACTTCCTGAGAAAAATGACTATGCACACTTTGTTTTACATACACCTCATGGAACCGTGCAGATTGCCGCTAAGTATCAAGAGTCACATGGTACTGCTATCGAGAAACTAGCCTATACAGCAATGGATGCTGCAAATTCAGAGCACCAAGAATACTTAGTTGTCTGTGCTGGCGAAGAACTGCTCAAGCACAACCGAGCAATCAACTTTCTAAATGCTCAGAAGCACATTGCCCCCAAGTTGCTAGCACTTAACGTTAACGAGCTACATGAACAGTTAATTAAGTATTACGCTCCTAAGGTCGCTTAA